The following proteins are co-located in the Streptomyces sp. NBC_00435 genome:
- a CDS encoding site-2 protease family protein, translated as MGPVGSQNRSQHRDERRISPVFLGIFAVMAVTGWAVWTGYATSPGLAVFLFVTSAWIVSLCLHEYAHARTALHSGDLSVGAKGYLTLNPLKYTHALLSIVLPVLFVIMGGLGLPGGAVYIERDRIEGRWRHSLISAAGPLTNVAFAAVCTAPFWLNALDGVPFVFRFALAFLALLQVSAAILNFLPVPGLDGYGVIEPWLSHRVRREVAPLAPFGLLAVFALLWIPEINGYFFDLVYAVLSALGVSDLEAGCGHNLYQFWQDTNGFCQIG; from the coding sequence ATGGGTCCCGTGGGCAGTCAGAACCGTAGTCAGCACCGCGACGAGCGGCGGATCAGTCCCGTCTTCCTCGGCATCTTCGCCGTCATGGCGGTGACGGGGTGGGCCGTGTGGACGGGGTACGCGACCAGCCCCGGGCTGGCCGTCTTCCTCTTCGTCACGTCGGCGTGGATCGTCTCCCTGTGCCTGCACGAGTACGCGCACGCCCGCACCGCCCTGCACAGCGGTGACCTCAGCGTCGGCGCCAAGGGGTATCTGACGCTCAATCCCCTCAAGTACACGCACGCACTGCTCAGCATCGTCCTGCCGGTGCTCTTCGTGATCATGGGCGGCCTGGGTCTCCCCGGTGGCGCGGTGTACATCGAGCGCGACCGGATCGAGGGCCGCTGGCGGCACAGCCTCATCTCGGCGGCCGGCCCGCTGACGAACGTGGCCTTCGCTGCGGTGTGCACCGCGCCGTTCTGGCTGAACGCCCTGGACGGGGTCCCGTTCGTGTTCCGCTTCGCGCTCGCCTTCCTGGCCCTGCTCCAGGTCTCGGCGGCGATCCTGAACTTCCTGCCGGTCCCGGGCCTCGACGGCTACGGGGTCATCGAGCCCTGGCTCTCCCACCGGGTGCGCCGCGAGGTGGCGCCGCTGGCGCCGTTCGGCCTGCTGGCCGTCTTCGCACTGCTGTGGATCCCGGAGATCAACGGGTACTTCTTCGACCTGGTGTACGCAGTGCTGTCGGCACTGGGCGTGAGTGACCTGGAGGCCGGCTGCGGCCACAACCTCTACCAGTTCTGGCAGGACACCAACGGCTTCTGCCAGATCGGCTAG